A DNA window from Enoplosus armatus isolate fEnoArm2 chromosome 9, fEnoArm2.hap1, whole genome shotgun sequence contains the following coding sequences:
- the LOC139289875 gene encoding double-strand-break repair protein rad21 homolog A-like: protein MFYAHFVLSKRGPLAKIWLAAHWDKKLTKAHVFECNLESSVESIISPKVKMALRTSGHLLLGVVRIYHRKAKYLLADCNEAFIKIKMAFRPGVVDLPEENREAAYNAITLPEEFHDFDQPLPDLDDIDVAQQFTLNQSRVEEITMREDVGNLNLLQDNDFADFGMDDREMMRDASTFEEDIMHGATASNLLLEAEPGPANLPDKSNHMEYDDFGDSSMANSDGGMLVDKLLSSEDGGGIFDDPPAITESVMMPPDHGDDEDDFDNLQSPGPDSPDSGPAEPLPAMADQTEQTTLVHNEEEAFALEPIDITVKETKAKRKRKLIVDSVKELDSKTIRAQLSDYSDIVTTLDLAPPTKKLMMWKETGGVEKLFSLPAQPLWNARLLKMFTRCLTPLVPDELRKRRKGGEADSLDEFLKELENPEVPREEVMSQHRDVIDQTIMEEPSMLAASAMEGSRTTLDETVMPPPSTPRGVKRKTLDKDATLPMAPLEPQQQVAERSVLSQRLDMPQVDLPLEEGSLNLTQLVPELDLLGDKGKDKKDDSDEEEEEEGQAGDQDQEEKRWNKRTQQMLHGLQRVMAKTGADSISLLELCRNNNKKQAAAKFYSFLVLKKQQAIEVTQTEPYSDIIATAGPRFHLI from the exons ATGTTCTACGCCCACTTTGTCCTCAGCAAACGTGGGCCGCTGGCCAAGATCTGGCTAGCGGCCCACTGGGACAAGAAGCTGACCAAGGCTCATGTGTTTGAATGCAACTTGGAGAGCAGTGTGGAGAGCATCATCTCACCCAAG GTAAAGATGGCACTGCGTACATCAGGTCACTTGCTCCTTGGGGTGGTGAGAATCTACCATAGGAAGGCCAAGTACCTGCTTGCTGACTGCAATGAAGCCTTCATCAAGATCAAAATGGCTTTTAGACCAG gtgtggTGGATCTACctgaggaaaacagagaggcagCCTACAATGCCATCACCTTACCTGAGGAGTTCCATGACTTTGACCAGCCACTTCCTGACCTTGA TGACATAGATGTGGCCCAGCAGTTCACCCTGAACCAGAGCAGAGTAGAGGAGATCACCATGAGGGAAGATGTTGGCAACCTCAACCTCCTGCAGGACAATGACTTTG CTGACTTTGGTATGGATGACCGAGAGATGATGCGTGATGCCAGCACGTTTGAGGAAGATATCATGCACGGTGCCACAGCCTCTAACCTTTTGCTGGAGGCTGAGCCTGGCCCAGCCAATCTCCCTGACAAGTCCAACCACATGGAGTATGATGACTTTGGGGACAGCTCCATGGCCAACAGTGATGGGGGAATGTTGG TTGATAAGCTACTGAGCTCTGAAGACGGAGGTGGGATTTTTGATGACCCTCCAGCCATCACAGAAAGTGTCATGATGCCTCCAGACCATGGAGACGATGAGGACGACTTTGACAACCTCCAGTCAC CGGGTCCAGACAGCCCAGACTCTGGCCCAGCAGAGCCACTGCCAGCAATGGCTGATCAGACAGAACAGACCACTCTGGTTCACAATGAGGAGGAGGCCTTTGCCCTGGAGCCCATTGACATCACTG tgaaaGAGACCAAGGCCAAGCGTAAGAGGAAGCTGATTGTGGACAGTGTGAAGGAGCTGGACAGTAAGACCATCAGGGCCCAGCTGTCTGACTACTCTGACATTGTCACCACCCTGGACCTTGCCCCTCCCACCAAGAAGCTTATGATGTGGAAGGAGACTGGAGGAGTGGAGaagcttttctctctgcctgctcaACCCCTCTGGAATGCCAGGCTGCTCAAG ATGTTCACACGCTGCCTGACGCCTCTGGTGCCAGAcgagctgaggaagaggagaaagggtGGTGAAGCAGACAGTCTGGATGAGTTCCTCAAAGAGCTTGAGAACCCAGAGGTGCCTAGAGAGGAGGTCATGAGTCAGCACAGAGATGTTATTG ACCAGACTATCATGGAGGAGCCCAGTATGCTGGCAGCCTCTGCAATGGAGGGCAGCAGGACCACCCTGGATGAGACAGTCATGCCTCCACCGTCCACCCCCCGTGGTGTCAAACGCAAGACCCTCGACAAAGATGCCACCCTTCCT ATGGCTCCCTTGGAGCCGCAGCAGCAGGTGGCTGAACGCTCAGTCTTGTCTCAGAGGTTAGACATGCCTCAGGTGGATCTGCCCCTGGAGGAGGGCAGTCTCAACCTCACCCAGCTTGTCCCCGAGCTTGACCTGCTTGGTGACAAGGGCAAAGACAAGAAGGATGATAGcgatgaagaggag GAAGAGGAAGGTCAGGCTGGAGACCAGGATcaggaagagaagagatggaACAAGAGAACCCAGCAGATGCTGCACGGTCTCCAG CGCGTCATGGCTAAGACTGGCGCAGACTCAATCAGCCTGCTTGAATTGTGCCggaacaacaacaagaagcaGGCAGCTGCCAAGTTTTACAGTTTCCTGGTCCTCAAGAAGCAGCAAGCCATCGAGGTCACCCAGACTGAGCCCTACAGCGACATCATTGCCACCGCTGGACCAAGATTCCACCTTATTTAG